One segment of Anatilimnocola aggregata DNA contains the following:
- a CDS encoding amidohydrolase family protein: protein MFTPARISRREAVGTLAAAGGAAMLGSLPVSAIADEKFSEHPLIDAHSHVWSPDTDKWPLAGGKTKADLDPPSFTPEELLKLAHPERVGRVVLIQHHTYHSWDNSYLIDCAARMPGTFAVTGMLDDTQANPAQQMRPLLEKRVRGFRITSWLRKEKWLSGDGMAAMWRTGAETGQAMCCLINPEDLPGVDAICAKHPDTTVVIDHFARIGVDGEIRSADLKNLLALAKHKRVNVKLSAYYALGKKQEPYEDLLPMIRQVLTAFGPDRCMWASDAPYQVVKGHTYGASIALLRDRAGLSAGDKEHLFRKTAERIYFS from the coding sequence ATGTTCACTCCTGCCCGAATTTCGCGTCGCGAAGCCGTTGGTACCTTGGCCGCAGCGGGAGGCGCCGCGATGCTCGGTTCGTTGCCGGTGAGTGCTATCGCTGATGAGAAGTTCAGTGAGCATCCGCTGATTGATGCTCACTCGCACGTCTGGTCCCCCGATACCGACAAGTGGCCGCTGGCAGGTGGCAAAACGAAGGCTGATCTCGATCCGCCGAGCTTCACGCCCGAAGAACTTCTCAAGCTGGCTCACCCTGAACGGGTTGGCCGCGTGGTGTTGATTCAGCATCACACCTATCACAGCTGGGACAATAGCTACTTGATTGATTGTGCCGCGCGTATGCCCGGCACATTTGCCGTGACCGGCATGCTGGACGATACGCAGGCCAATCCCGCACAGCAGATGCGCCCATTGCTGGAGAAGCGCGTGCGCGGCTTTCGGATTACGTCGTGGCTTCGCAAAGAGAAATGGCTCAGTGGCGATGGCATGGCGGCGATGTGGCGTACCGGAGCCGAAACCGGTCAGGCCATGTGCTGCTTGATTAATCCCGAAGACTTGCCCGGTGTAGATGCCATATGCGCGAAACATCCGGACACGACTGTGGTCATCGATCACTTTGCGCGGATTGGCGTCGATGGTGAAATCCGCTCGGCCGATTTGAAGAACCTGCTCGCACTCGCCAAACATAAACGAGTGAACGTGAAGCTTTCGGCTTACTACGCGCTCGGTAAGAAGCAGGAGCCATACGAAGACTTGCTGCCGATGATTCGTCAGGTCCTAACGGCCTTTGGCCCCGACCGCTGTATGTGGGCCAGCGATGCGCCATACCAGGTGGTGAAGGGACACACCTACGGAGCTTCGATTGCACTGCTGCGCGATCGTGCGGGGCTATCGGCGGGGGACAAAGAGCACCTTTTCCGCAAGACGGCCGAACGGATCTATTTTTCGTAA
- a CDS encoding 3-keto-disaccharide hydrolase has translation MLVRRSLFSLVALLLCACTFTALAQEKKIEETGEWIQLFNGKNLEGWTPKIRYHELGENWNDTFRVEDGLLKVSYDKYDKFNETFGHLFYKTPFSNYVLRLEYRFVGQQCAGGPGWAVRNSGAMIHGEMPETMSKDQDFPASIEVQLLGGNGKDPRTNANLCTPGTNVVMKGELVTRHCTNSTSETFHGDQWVTVEIRVLGNKAILHKINDKTVLSYTEPQLDERDAHAKMLAEKAGTKQLSGGSISLQSESHPIEFRKVELKLLKTE, from the coding sequence ATGTTGGTACGGCGTTCGTTGTTCAGCTTGGTTGCTCTGCTGTTGTGTGCCTGCACGTTCACTGCACTAGCGCAGGAAAAGAAGATCGAAGAGACGGGCGAATGGATTCAGCTGTTCAACGGCAAGAACCTGGAAGGGTGGACGCCGAAGATTCGTTACCACGAATTGGGCGAGAACTGGAACGATACGTTTCGCGTGGAAGACGGCCTGCTGAAAGTAAGCTACGACAAGTACGACAAGTTCAACGAGACGTTCGGTCACTTGTTTTACAAAACGCCGTTTTCGAACTATGTGTTGCGGCTGGAGTATCGTTTTGTCGGCCAGCAATGTGCCGGCGGACCGGGGTGGGCGGTGCGGAACAGCGGCGCGATGATTCACGGCGAAATGCCGGAGACCATGAGCAAGGATCAGGATTTTCCCGCGTCGATCGAAGTGCAATTGCTCGGCGGCAACGGCAAAGATCCGCGGACCAACGCCAACCTTTGTACGCCTGGAACGAACGTAGTGATGAAGGGGGAACTTGTAACGCGGCACTGCACGAACTCGACCTCCGAGACGTTTCACGGTGATCAGTGGGTGACGGTCGAAATCAGAGTGTTGGGGAATAAAGCGATTCTGCACAAGATCAATGATAAGACGGTGCTCAGCTACACCGAGCCGCAACTCGACGAGCGCGACGCCCATGCGAAAATGCTCGCTGAGAAGGCAGGGACCAAGCAACTGAGCGGCGGCAGCATTTCGCTGCAATCGGAAAGTCACCCGATTGAGTTCCGCAAAGTCGAACTCAAACTACTAAAGACGGAATAG
- a CDS encoding cysteine desulfurase-like protein → MKFNPEVVEHCRRQFPALSRRVGDLPAMFLDGPAGTQVPQRVIDAIGNYLAHNNANHGGLFATARDSDRLLDEVQRAAADFLGADDPETIYFGQNMTSLTFALSRALAKTWKPGDEIIVTRLDHDANVTPWVLAAKDAGATVHYIGLKHDDCTLDLEQFRQTINSRTKLVAVGCASNATGGVNPVRDISSWAHQAGALVFLDAVHYAPHRLIDVQALGGDFLACSAYKFFGPHTGLMWGKRELLQKLTAYKVRPAPDTLPGKWMTGTQSHESLAGVLGCIDYLADLGHMVAGSDTLDRRAALREAYEAIEEYERKMCERLMHGLSQISEIKVWGITNPTQFDKRVATVSITHDRYNSAELAERLGRYGIFSWHGNYYALQLSETLGREPAGMLRIGLVHYNTTGEVDRLLRALEEV, encoded by the coding sequence ATGAAATTCAATCCAGAAGTCGTAGAACATTGTCGGCGGCAGTTTCCGGCCCTTTCGCGGCGGGTGGGCGATTTGCCCGCAATGTTTCTGGATGGCCCAGCGGGGACGCAGGTGCCGCAGCGCGTGATCGATGCCATCGGCAATTACCTGGCCCACAACAACGCCAATCATGGCGGGCTGTTTGCCACGGCCCGCGATAGTGACCGCCTGCTCGACGAAGTCCAGCGGGCGGCTGCTGATTTTCTCGGTGCCGACGATCCCGAAACGATCTACTTTGGTCAGAACATGACCTCGCTGACGTTCGCGCTCTCGCGGGCGTTAGCGAAAACGTGGAAGCCCGGCGACGAGATTATCGTCACGCGTTTGGATCACGATGCCAACGTCACTCCGTGGGTGCTGGCGGCCAAAGACGCCGGCGCGACGGTTCACTACATCGGGCTGAAGCACGACGACTGTACGCTCGACCTGGAACAGTTTCGCCAAACGATTAACTCGCGCACGAAGCTCGTTGCCGTCGGGTGTGCCAGCAACGCGACCGGTGGCGTGAACCCGGTGCGGGACATTTCCTCGTGGGCTCATCAAGCTGGAGCGCTGGTGTTTCTCGATGCGGTCCATTATGCGCCGCATCGGCTGATCGACGTGCAAGCGCTGGGGGGTGATTTTCTCGCTTGTTCCGCCTACAAGTTTTTTGGTCCGCACACGGGACTGATGTGGGGTAAGCGCGAATTGCTCCAGAAGCTGACTGCTTATAAAGTTCGTCCCGCGCCCGACACGCTGCCCGGCAAATGGATGACCGGGACGCAGAGCCATGAATCGCTCGCGGGGGTGCTTGGGTGCATCGATTATCTGGCCGATCTGGGGCACATGGTGGCCGGCAGCGATACGCTCGATCGCCGCGCGGCCTTGCGCGAAGCCTATGAAGCCATTGAAGAATACGAACGAAAGATGTGCGAGCGGTTAATGCACGGGCTGTCGCAGATCAGCGAGATCAAGGTCTGGGGGATCACCAACCCGACTCAATTCGACAAGCGCGTCGCGACGGTATCGATCACGCACGATCGCTACAACTCGGCGGAGTTGGCCGAGCGGTTGGGTCGCTACGGTATCTTCTCGTGGCACGGCAACTATTACGCACTGCAGTTGAGCGAAACGCTCGGCCGCGAACCTGCAGGGATGCTCCGCATCGGGCTCGTCCATTACAACACGACTGGCGAAGTCGACCGGCTGCTGCGGGCACTGGAAGAGGTTTGA
- a CDS encoding methylated-DNA--[protein]-cysteine S-methyltransferase encodes MTLLKSRPARGSKQNARQIKRNAQPAVEPERCTVFSTELGWILVSWQGDALTLISFGHASPAAAAQRGTTEPVEADEAPKWIKQLSGQIQRFSQGKQVDWGKVPLQWPSRTAFQQKVQEACRQIPRGQVRSYGELAAAVGAPGAARAVGSVMRTNRFPLIIPCHRVVASGGNLGGFSCPQGIDVKQKLLALEGVQLRTKGK; translated from the coding sequence ATGACGTTGTTGAAGTCTCGTCCGGCGAGAGGCAGCAAGCAGAATGCCAGGCAGATCAAGCGGAATGCACAGCCCGCGGTTGAGCCGGAACGCTGCACTGTGTTTTCGACGGAACTGGGTTGGATTCTGGTCAGTTGGCAAGGGGACGCGCTCACACTGATCTCGTTTGGGCATGCGTCGCCGGCAGCAGCAGCCCAGCGCGGCACGACGGAGCCCGTCGAGGCGGACGAAGCACCCAAATGGATCAAACAACTGAGCGGGCAGATTCAGCGCTTCTCGCAAGGCAAGCAAGTCGACTGGGGCAAAGTGCCGCTGCAGTGGCCGTCGCGCACGGCGTTTCAACAGAAAGTGCAAGAGGCATGTCGCCAGATTCCACGCGGTCAGGTTCGCAGCTATGGTGAATTAGCCGCGGCCGTGGGTGCCCCGGGTGCCGCCCGCGCAGTCGGCAGCGTGATGCGGACCAATCGCTTCCCACTCATTATTCCCTGCCATCGCGTCGTCGCTTCGGGCGGCAATCTCGGCGGCTTCTCTTGCCCGCAAGGAATTGATGTGAAACAAAAGCTGCTGGCGCTGGAAGGCGTGCAATTGAGGACGAAGGGTAAGTAG
- a CDS encoding SMI1/KNR4 family protein translates to MSNAYEQLLSLVKPPAVPVNCGSHDQLEVIEGRLGMRLPTDFKLLIDTYGSGTWSEEFWILNPHSTEDALWWFDEQDLFLKSLREWPWTDPEDNPYPVWPEPNGLLIWGGQTNGGYMCWQTTGHPDQWPTVYALDRTPEYFQFEQPCTRFLLSLLTRTDRMVEHFDFLIRPGRMPFIPKNPS, encoded by the coding sequence ATGTCTAACGCCTACGAGCAACTCTTGTCCTTGGTAAAGCCTCCTGCAGTACCCGTTAACTGTGGATCGCACGATCAGTTGGAAGTCATCGAGGGACGACTTGGAATGAGGCTTCCAACTGATTTCAAACTCTTGATCGATACCTACGGCAGCGGTACCTGGAGTGAAGAGTTTTGGATTCTCAATCCGCACTCTACCGAGGATGCTCTTTGGTGGTTCGACGAGCAGGATCTGTTTTTGAAATCCCTTCGCGAATGGCCATGGACCGATCCGGAAGACAATCCGTATCCCGTTTGGCCCGAACCCAATGGTCTCCTAATATGGGGTGGTCAGACGAACGGCGGATACATGTGCTGGCAGACGACTGGTCACCCTGATCAATGGCCAACGGTCTACGCTTTGGATCGTACTCCGGAGTATTTTCAGTTTGAGCAGCCCTGCACTAGATTCCTGCTTTCGCTACTGACGCGAACTGATCGAATGGTGGAGCATTTCGATTTTCTGATTCGTCCGGGAAGAATGCCGTTTATACCGAAAAATCCAAGCTAG